CTGTACATGAGAGCGGTCTCTTTGATGCAATCTTTCGGCGCCTTCAGCGTTTCGATGCCCACGCGCTGAATTGCCATGAACACGCCAAAGTCCATGTTCGCCTTTATCTTGAGGAGATTCTGAACTGCCTCTCCGTTTCCAACGACGAATCCAAGTCTCCAGCCGGGCATGTTGAATGACTTGGAGAACGAGTGGAATTCGACCGAGTGCTTCTTCTCGGTATCAAACTCAAGAAAGCTCCTTGCCCGGTAACTGTCATCCAGGCTCAAATCGCAGTACGCAATATCTGAAAGAATGAATACATTGTTCTTATCTGTCCAGGCGAGAAGGTCCTTGTAGAATTCGTCGGTCTCAATTCCGCCTGTCGGATTGTGAGGATAATTGATTGTCAATAGCTTCGCTTTCTTTACGACGTCTTTGGGAAGCGCTTCCAAGTCTATGAGGAATGAGTTCTTCTCAACGATTGGCACTTCGTAGGTATCTGCCTCGGCAATCTGAGCTGCTCCGAGATATGCGGGATAGCATGGAGTCGAAAGAAGAAGTCCATCGCCCTTGCTTATGTGCGCCAGGAAAAACTTTGAAATGCCTTCCTTTGATCCGACAAGCGGCAAAACTTCGGTGGCAGGGTCGAGTTTTACATTGAACCGTTCCTTGTACCAGCCGGCTATT
The sequence above is drawn from the Candidatus Eisenbacteria bacterium genome and encodes:
- a CDS encoding aminotransferase class I/II-fold pyridoxal phosphate-dependent enzyme: MLEPSTRLKNLAPYALAKLDLATIRKKKEGVDVIDLGVGNPDQRPAKHIVDSLHRALDDPKIQNHRYPSFAGLPEFREAIAGWYKERFNVKLDPATEVLPLVGSKEGISKFFLAHISKGDGLLLSTPCYPAYLGAAQIAEADTYEVPIVEKNSFLIDLEALPKDVVKKAKLLTINYPHNPTGGIETDEFYKDLLAWTDKNNVFILSDIAYCDLSLDDSYRARSFLEFDTEKKHSVEFHSFSKSFNMPGWRLGFVVGNGEAVQNLLKIKANMDFGVFMAIQRVGIETLKAPKDCIKETALMYRRRRDVFVSEASRLGWDIRRPKATMYLWMKIPRKYETSEAFANDLIEKTGVVVGPGSGFGIHGEGYVRIALIETEERLKEVINRMEKAGFRY